Proteins from one Cryptomeria japonica chromosome 4, Sugi_1.0, whole genome shotgun sequence genomic window:
- the LOC131029488 gene encoding laccase-11 has product MSAVCSMFVVLLLLVSAATVEGKLKNYKFDIQLKNVSRLCHAKSIVTVNGQFPGPTIYAREGDTVLINVTNHLKYNMSIHWHGIRQLRTGWADGPAYITQCPVQTGQSYTYNFTITGQRGTLFWHAHILWLRATVYGPIVILPKVNVSYPFPKPHKEITVMLGEWWNADVEAVINEAMKSGGAPNVSDTHTINGKPGPLGTFTCPTKDTFVIPVQQGKTYLLRIINAALNDELFFDVARHKLKVVEVDAVYTKSFDTKSVVIAPGQTTNVLLQANQKPGRYFMAARTYMDAPVPVDNRTATAILQYMIAPNSSFSSNTIAMPQIPSPKDTSSATNFNNALRSLNSAQYPAKVPQTVDRTLFFTVGLAIDSCTTCINGSRISAAINNVSFVMPTIALLQAHFQNITGVFTTDFPDKPPTPFNYTGIPPKNLIASKGTRLTRLSYNSKVQLVLQDTSVLTADNHPIHLHGFNFFIVGSGFGNYDPIKDPKNFNLVDPPERNTVAVPTGGWSAIRFTADNPGVWFMHCHLEVHTTWGLKMAFVVENGNGPNQSILPPPNDLPKC; this is encoded by the exons ATGTCGGCTGTTTGTTCTATGTTTGTGGTGCTGCTGCTTTTGGTTTCAGCTGCAACTGTAGAGGGGAAACTCAAGAATTACAAATTCGAC ATACAATTGAAGAATGTTAGCAGACTGTGTCATGCAAAGTCCATTGTCACAGTGAATGGGCAGTTCCCTGGGCCAACTATATATGCTAGAGAGGGTGACACAGTGCTCATCAACGTCACCAATCATTTGAAGTACAATATGTCTATACACTG GCATGGAATAAGGCAGCTGAGGACAGGTTGGGCTGATGGGCCTGCTTATATCACTCAATGCCCAGTTCAAACTGGGCAGTCCTATACTTACAACTTTACTATCACTGGACAAAGAGGAACACTCTTCTGGCATGCTCATATTCTCTGGTTGAGAGCAACAGTCTATGGACCCATTGTTATTTTACCCAAAGTAAATGTGTCTTATCCATTCCCCAAACCCCATAAGGAAATCACAGTGATGCTAG GAGAATGGTGGAACGCAGATGTGGAGGCTGTTATAAATGAGGCAATGAAATCAGGAGGAGCTCCCAATGTGTCTGATACTCACACCATTAATGGAAAACCAGGCCCACTAGGCACCTTCACATGTCCTACCAAAG ATACATTTGTAATTCCAGTGCAGCAGGGGAAGACCTACTTACTGAGAATAATCAATGCTGCCTTGAATGACGAACTCTTCTTCGATGTTGCCCGTCACAAACTCAAAGTGGTGGAGGTAGACGCAGTTTACACCAAGTCATTTGACACCAAATCAGTGGTGATTGCTCCGGGACAAACCACAAACGTTTTACTCCAAGCAAACCAAAAACCCGGAAGGTATTTCATGGCAGCTCGCACCTACATGGATGCCCCTGTTCCCGTAGATAACAGAACCGCCACTGCAATCCTGCAATATATGATTGCACccaattcatctttctcctccaacACCATTGCAATGCCCCAAATTCCCTCCCCAAAGGATACCTCATCCGCCACCAATTTCAACAACGCTCTCAGAAGCCTAAATTCTGCCCAATACCCTGCAAAAGTCCCACAGACAGTAGACCGCACTCTGTTTTTCACAGTGGGTCTGGCAATAGATTCCTGCACGACCTGCATAAATGGCAGCCGTATTTCTGCAGCAATCAACAATGTGAGCTTTGTAATGCCCACAATTGCCCTCCTGCAAGCACATTTTCAAAACATCACAGGGGTTTTCACCACAGATTTTCCAGACAAACCTCCCACGCCCTTCAATTACACAGGCATCCCACCAAAGAATCTGATTGCATCCAAAGGAACAAGACTCACTCGTTTATCATACAATTCAAAAGTTCAGTTGGTGCTTCAGGACACCAGCGTTCTGACAGCAGATAACCATCCAATCCATCTCCAtggcttcaatttcttcattgttggATCAGGTTTCGGCAACTATGACCCCATTAAAGACCCAAAAAACTTCAATTTAGTTGATCCTCCAGAGCGTAATACAGTGGCAGTGCCAACAGGTGGGTGGAGTGCCATCCGATTCACAGCTGACAATCCAG GGGTGTGGTTCATGCATTGTCATCTGGAAGTGCACACAACTTGGGGATTGAAGATGGCTTTCGTGGTGGAAAATGGGAATGGACCCAATCAATCCATATTGCCTCCACCAAATGATCTTCCCAAATGCTAG